A genomic window from Arvicola amphibius chromosome 5, mArvAmp1.2, whole genome shotgun sequence includes:
- the LOC119815454 gene encoding polyadenylate-binding protein 1-like, translated as MNPSAPGCPMASLYVGDLHPDVTEAMLYEKFSSAGPILSIRVYRDVITRRSLGYASVNFEQPADAERALDTMNFDVIKGKPVRIMWSQRDPSLRRSGVGNVFIKNLNKTIDNKALYDTFSAFGNILSCKVVCDENGSKGHGFVHFETEEAAERAIEKMNGMLLNDRKVFVGRFKSRKERETELGERAKEFTNVYIKNFGDHMDDETLSDLFGRFGQVLSVKVMTDEGGKSKGFGFVSFEKHEDAQKAVEEMNGKELNGKHIYVGRAQKKVDRHTELKRRFEQVTQDRNIRYQGINLYVKNLDDGIDDERLQKEFSPFGTITSTKVMMEGGRSKGFGFVCFSSPEEATKAVSEMNGRIVATKPLYVALAQRKEERQAHLTNQYMQRMAGVRAVPNPVMNPYQSVPSGYSMATLPQTQNCVPCCPSQMTQPRPSARWTAPGARPHPFPNVPAVIHPAAPRSSLSTGGPGPSHVPQVVSAHRVTNTSAQTVGQHPAAAAAAVSAATTSARSVPKYKFAAGVRNPQQHLTAQLVQLPAVRAQAQEPWTASMLVTDPQEQKQMLGERLFPFIQAVHPSLAGKITGMLLEMDNSEPLQMLKSPESLHSNDDETVALLQAHQAKEAVQKAVSSVSGVSPI; from the coding sequence ATGAACCCCAGCGCCCCAGGCTGCCCCATGGCTTCGCTCTACGTAGGGGACCTGCACCCGGATGTGACCGAGGCGATGCTTTATGAGAAATTCAGCTCGGCCGGGCCCATCCTTTCCATCCGGGTGTACAGGGACGTAATCACCCGTCGCTCCCTGGGCTATGCTTCCGTGAACTTCGAGCAGCCTGCGGACGCAGAGCGCGCTTTGGACACCATGAATTTTGATGTCATCAAGGGCAAGCCAGTCCGCATCATGTGGTCTCAGCGTGATCCGTCACTACGCAGAAGTGGAGTAGGCAATGTGTTCATTAAAAATTTGAACAAAACCATTGATAACAAAGCACTATATGATACATTTTCTGCTTTCGGGAACATCCTTTCCTGCAAGGTGGTTTGCGATGAGAATGGCTCCAAGGGGCATGGATTTGTACATTTTGAAACAgaggaggcagcagaaagagcCATTGAGAAAATGAACGGGATGCTTCTGAATGACCGTAAAGTGTTTGTTGGACGGTTTAAGTCTCGAAAAGAACGGGAAACGGAGCTTGGAGAAAGGGCCAAGGAGTTCACCAATGTTTACATCAAGAACTTTGGGGACCACATGGATGATGAGACCTTGAGTGACCTCTTTGGCAGGTTTGGACAGGTCTTAAGTGTGAAAGTCATGACCGATGAAGGTGGAAAATCCAAAGGATTCGGGTTTGTCAGCTTTGAAAAGCATGAAGATGCGCAGAAAGCGGTGGAGGAGATGAATGGAAAGGAACTCAATGGCAAACACATTTATGTTGGTCGAGCTCAGAAAAAAGTGGACCGGCACACAGAGCTTAAGCGCAGATTTGAGCAAGTGACACAAGACAGGAACATCAGATACCAAGGTATTAACCTTTACGTGAAAAATCTTGACGATGGCATAGATGACGAGCGTCTGCAGAAGGAATTTTCTCCATTTGGCACGATCACCAGTACAAAGGTGATGATGGAGGGGGGTCGCAGTAAAGGGTTCGGTTTTGTGTGTTTCTCCTCCCCCGAAGAAGCCACCAAAGCAGTTTCTGAAATGAATGGTCGAATTGTGGCCACGAAGCCACTGTATGTAGCTTTAGCCCAGCGCAAAGAAGAGCGTCAAGCTCACCTCACTAACCAGTATATGCAAAGAATGGCAGGTGTGAGAGCTGTGCCCAACCCTGTGATGAACCCCTACCAATCCGTGCCTTCAGGTTACTCCATGGCCACTCTCCCACAGACTCAGAACTGTGTGCCATGCTGCCCTAGCCAGATGACTCAACCAAGGCCAAGCGCTCGCTGGACTGCTCCGGGTGCCAGGCCTCATCCATTTCCAAATGTGCCTGCTGTTATCCACCCAGCTGCTCCTAGATCATCACTTAGTACTGGAGGACCAGGTCCTTCCCATGTTCCTCAAGTCGTATCGGCCCATCGTGTAACTAACACATCAGCACAGACAGTGGGTCAACAtcctgcagcagctgcagctgcagttTCTGCAGCAACTACTTCTGCTCGCTCGGTTCCAAAGTATAAATTCGCTGCGGGAGTCCGCAACCCCCAGCAACATCTTACTGCACAGCTGGTGCAGCTGCCTGCTGTTAGGGCACAGGCTCAGGAACCTTGGACTGCTTCCATGTTGGTCACTGATCCTCAAGAGCAAAAGCAAATGCTGGGTGAAAGGCTATTTCCTTTCATTCAAGCCGTGCACCCGAGTCTTGCTGGTAAAATCACGGGCATGTTGCTGGAGATGGATAACTCAGAACCACTTCAGATGCTGAAGTCTCCAGAATCTCTACACTCTAACGATGATGAAACTGTAGCCTTACTCCAAGCCCACCAAGCTAAAGAGGCCGTCCAGAAAGCTGTTAGCAGTGTCTCTGGTGTCTCGCCTATTTAA